In Arsenicicoccus sp. oral taxon 190, the following are encoded in one genomic region:
- the purB gene encoding adenylosuccinate lyase — protein sequence MASLADVTPPIALGALDGRYRKAVAPLVDHLSEAALNRMRVHVEVEWLIHLTQHQVVPGVRALTEDEIAQLRAIVGDFGAEDIAELAEIERETVHDVKAVEYYLQRRVDRIAPEDSAQLKQLIHFCCTSEDINNLSYALMVQGAVREVWLPKARSVVDQLADMARDLREVPLLAHTHGQPATPTTMGKEIAVMAHRLGRQLRRIEGQEFLGKLNGATGTYGAHLAAVPAADWPGISRSFVEALGLTWNPLTTQIESHDWQAELYADTARFNRILHNVCTDFWTYISMGYYAQVRGQGTVGSSTMPHKVNPIRFENAEANLEVSCALLDVLGSTLVQSRLQRDLTDSSMQRNVGTAYGHSMLALDNVARGLAGLDAVPERMAADLDGNWEVLGEPVQSAMRALGAQGVAGMDNPYERLKELTRGRRIGQTELVEFVRGLGLPGDVEQRLAAMTPQTYVGQASALVDYLGRDDRARPTC from the coding sequence ATGGCCTCCCTCGCTGACGTGACCCCTCCCATCGCCCTCGGCGCCCTCGACGGCAGGTACCGCAAGGCCGTCGCGCCGCTGGTCGACCACCTGTCGGAGGCCGCGCTCAACCGGATGCGCGTGCACGTCGAGGTCGAGTGGCTGATCCACCTCACCCAGCACCAGGTCGTCCCGGGCGTCCGCGCCCTCACCGAGGACGAGATCGCGCAGCTGCGGGCGATCGTCGGCGACTTCGGCGCGGAGGACATCGCCGAGCTCGCCGAGATCGAGCGGGAGACGGTGCACGACGTCAAGGCGGTCGAGTACTACCTGCAGCGCCGCGTCGACCGGATCGCCCCCGAGGACTCCGCGCAGCTCAAGCAGCTCATCCACTTCTGCTGCACCAGCGAGGACATCAACAACCTCAGCTATGCCCTCATGGTCCAGGGCGCGGTCCGCGAGGTGTGGCTGCCCAAGGCCCGCTCGGTCGTCGACCAGCTCGCCGACATGGCCCGCGACCTGCGCGAGGTCCCCCTGCTCGCCCACACGCACGGCCAGCCGGCGACGCCCACGACGATGGGCAAGGAGATCGCGGTCATGGCGCACCGCCTGGGCCGACAGCTGCGGCGGATCGAGGGCCAGGAGTTCCTCGGCAAGCTCAACGGCGCCACCGGCACGTATGGCGCCCACCTCGCCGCCGTCCCGGCCGCCGACTGGCCGGGAATCTCGCGGTCCTTCGTGGAAGCCCTTGGCCTGACCTGGAATCCGCTGACCACCCAGATCGAGAGCCACGACTGGCAGGCCGAGCTGTATGCCGACACCGCCCGCTTCAACCGGATCCTGCACAACGTGTGCACCGACTTCTGGACCTACATCTCGATGGGCTACTACGCCCAGGTGCGCGGCCAGGGCACGGTCGGGTCGAGCACGATGCCGCACAAGGTCAACCCGATCCGCTTCGAGAACGCCGAGGCCAACCTCGAGGTGTCGTGCGCGCTCCTCGACGTGCTCGGCTCCACGCTCGTGCAGTCCCGGCTGCAGCGCGACCTCACGGACTCCTCGATGCAGCGCAACGTCGGCACGGCCTATGGCCACTCGATGCTGGCGCTGGACAACGTCGCTCGCGGGCTCGCCGGCCTCGACGCCGTGCCGGAGCGCATGGCCGCGGACCTCGACGGCAACTGGGAGGTGCTCGGTGAGCCGGTGCAGTCGGCGATGCGGGCGCTTGGCGCGCAGGGCGTCGCGGGCATGGACAACCCCTACGAGCGGCTCAAGGAGCTGACGCGCGGACGCCGCATCGGGCAGACCGAGCTGGTCGAGTTCGTGCGTGGGCTGGGGCTGCCGGGCGACGTCGAGCAGCGGCTCGCCGCGATGACGCCGCAGACCTACGTCGGCCAGGCGTCGGCGCTCGTCGACTACCTGGGCCGCGACGACCGGGCCCGACCCACCTGCTGA
- a CDS encoding barstar family protein, with protein sequence MSTSPIDHWTTVPRRLQRAGDQLAPGVWWVEHPDMGASRARALLLDEDFQVIPVPGARLTGLRAAQTAVAGALRLPGSAATNLDGLVDALRDLDLWWPRTRRLVLLWSDAEVLRDADRAGFDELVSILSEAHEFLWRSDRSAQQPGDEHERVLETVMIPATEAAALDPTDPSIQ encoded by the coding sequence ATGTCCACCAGCCCGATCGACCACTGGACGACCGTGCCGCGCCGGCTGCAGCGCGCGGGCGACCAGCTCGCCCCCGGGGTCTGGTGGGTCGAGCACCCCGACATGGGGGCCTCTCGCGCGCGAGCCCTGCTGCTGGACGAGGACTTCCAGGTGATCCCGGTCCCCGGGGCGCGCCTGACCGGGCTGCGCGCCGCGCAGACCGCCGTGGCCGGCGCGCTGCGGCTGCCCGGCAGCGCCGCGACCAACCTCGACGGGCTCGTCGACGCGCTGCGCGACCTCGACCTGTGGTGGCCCCGCACCCGCCGCCTGGTGCTGCTGTGGTCCGACGCCGAGGTGCTCCGCGACGCGGACCGGGCCGGCTTCGACGAGCTCGTGTCGATCCTCTCCGAGGCCCACGAGTTCCTCTGGCGCAGCGACCGATCCGCGCAGCAGCCCGGCGACGAGCACGAACGCGTCCTGGAGACCGTGATGATCCCGGCCACCGAGGCCGCCGCCCTCGACCCGACCGACCCCTCGATCCAGTGA
- a CDS encoding ribonuclease domain-containing protein, which translates to MPSPRLSTHRLSTRRAAERPAALLLGAALALSGCGTTSPGTTAGTTTGAEATSGGGTAGARHTTGAQRTPTTDAPRGPGRPTSSGGIRACSVADLPPQVPGVIRAVRAGGPFQHPRNDGVTFGNRERLLPQAARGYYREYTVDTPGASTRGTRRVITGGTAPRTPEHWYYTGDHYQSYCEVTDA; encoded by the coding sequence ATGCCGTCCCCCCGCCTCTCCACCCACCGCCTCTCCACCCGCCGCGCCGCGGAGCGCCCGGCGGCCCTGCTGCTCGGCGCCGCCCTGGCGCTGTCCGGCTGCGGCACGACGAGCCCCGGCACGACCGCCGGCACCACCACTGGCGCGGAAGCGACCTCCGGAGGCGGGACGGCGGGCGCTCGGCATACGACCGGCGCGCAGCGCACCCCCACCACGGACGCCCCGCGCGGACCGGGCCGACCGACGAGCTCCGGGGGGATCCGGGCGTGCTCGGTGGCCGACCTGCCACCCCAGGTGCCCGGGGTCATCCGCGCGGTCCGCGCCGGGGGACCGTTCCAGCACCCGCGCAACGACGGGGTCACCTTCGGCAACCGCGAGCGCCTGCTCCCCCAGGCCGCGCGCGGCTACTACCGGGAGTACACCGTCGACACGCCCGGCGCCTCGACCCGCGGCACGCGCCGCGTCATCACCGGGGGGACCGCGCCGCGCACCCCCGAGCACTGGTACTACACGGGCGACCACTACCAGAGCTACTGCGAGGTCACCGACGCGTGA
- a CDS encoding GTP pyrophosphokinase: protein MAGRQAQRIARATARYAQDLPRVQAATEAYVALVTQLLDDAGINYLAVTGRAKTVESYAGKAARRVAGRLVHPRPETDITDQVGVRVVTYVLSDVAAVAQLLADQLQLLEDRDMGQETAAEGRFGYSSRHLTVQLDPAREGAGGPMAGRTASVQVRTVLQHAWAEFEHDIRYKGSVPEQHGPDLDRRFTLAAGLLELADQEFSTIRERLREGTEPAAAQDEDDPRISGQDLAAFLAGQFTDAGWSRTDHYSWVSGLLLELGVTSLAELREVLRGVDHAAIEQHMAYHYPPGAVRRLDDALLWSFGERYVALHGNSHRRPLLAARLERLLAPPAPRGT from the coding sequence ATGGCAGGTAGGCAGGCGCAGCGGATCGCGCGCGCGACGGCACGGTACGCCCAGGACCTCCCGCGGGTGCAGGCGGCGACCGAGGCCTACGTCGCGCTGGTCACCCAGCTGCTCGACGACGCCGGCATCAACTACCTCGCGGTGACCGGCCGCGCCAAGACGGTCGAGTCGTATGCCGGGAAGGCCGCCCGCCGCGTCGCCGGACGGCTCGTCCACCCCCGCCCCGAGACGGACATCACCGACCAGGTCGGCGTCCGTGTCGTGACCTACGTCCTGTCCGACGTCGCCGCCGTGGCGCAGCTGCTCGCCGACCAGCTGCAGCTGCTGGAGGACCGCGACATGGGGCAGGAGACCGCCGCCGAGGGGCGGTTCGGCTACTCCAGCCGCCACCTGACCGTGCAGCTCGACCCCGCGCGCGAGGGTGCCGGCGGCCCGATGGCCGGGCGCACCGCGTCCGTGCAGGTCCGCACCGTGCTGCAGCACGCCTGGGCGGAGTTCGAGCACGACATCCGCTACAAGGGCTCGGTGCCCGAGCAGCACGGCCCCGACCTGGACCGCAGGTTCACCCTCGCGGCAGGGCTGCTCGAGCTCGCCGACCAGGAGTTCTCCACGATCCGCGAGCGGCTGCGCGAGGGCACCGAGCCCGCCGCCGCCCAGGACGAGGACGACCCGCGGATCAGCGGGCAGGACCTCGCGGCCTTCCTCGCCGGCCAGTTCACCGACGCGGGGTGGTCGCGCACCGACCACTACTCGTGGGTGTCCGGGCTGCTGCTGGAGCTCGGGGTCACGTCCCTGGCCGAGCTGCGCGAGGTCCTGCGCGGGGTCGACCACGCCGCCATCGAGCAGCACATGGCCTACCACTACCCGCCCGGCGCGGTGCGACGGCTGGACGACGCGCTGCTGTGGTCCTTCGGCGAGCGCTACGTCGCGCTGCACGGCAACAGCCACCGCCGCCCGCTGCTCGCCGCCCGCCTCGAGCGGCTCCTCGCCCCACCCGCCCCGCGCGGGACCTAG
- a CDS encoding class I SAM-dependent methyltransferase — protein sequence MGFDEGRAETIRYHEELYSAPEAHDPDAWLNQPAPIVMGALQHLDRTRPVRVYDLGAGSGRHTIPLARTLPSGSRVVAVDLLDTAVQSLKERAARESVADVVIPVVADQEGYRFDRGPADLVLGVSTLEHVSSVEAFRDLLARMRDATAPGGVVVLVIATDRHEVADGETRPAQAELALTTEEAVRIVDEVYADWTEHRRDESPFGVTEERDGRSYELRSVNVRRVLQRPHE from the coding sequence ATGGGATTCGACGAGGGCCGGGCAGAGACGATCCGCTACCACGAGGAGCTCTACTCCGCTCCGGAGGCGCACGACCCCGACGCGTGGCTCAACCAGCCCGCCCCGATCGTCATGGGGGCGCTGCAGCACCTCGACCGCACCCGGCCGGTCCGCGTCTACGACCTGGGGGCGGGCTCGGGGCGGCATACGATCCCGCTCGCCCGGACCCTGCCGTCCGGGTCGCGGGTGGTCGCCGTGGACCTGCTCGACACCGCCGTGCAGTCGCTCAAGGAGCGGGCCGCCCGCGAGTCCGTGGCCGACGTCGTCATCCCGGTGGTGGCCGACCAGGAGGGTTACCGCTTCGACAGGGGGCCGGCCGACCTGGTCCTCGGCGTCTCGACGCTCGAGCACGTGTCGAGCGTCGAGGCCTTCCGGGACCTGCTGGCGCGGATGCGCGACGCCACCGCCCCTGGCGGCGTGGTGGTGCTGGTCATCGCCACCGACCGGCACGAGGTGGCGGACGGCGAGACGCGCCCGGCCCAGGCCGAGCTCGCACTGACCACCGAGGAGGCGGTCCGGATCGTCGACGAGGTCTACGCCGACTGGACCGAGCACCGGCGCGACGAGTCGCCCTTCGGCGTCACCGAGGAGCGGGACGGCAGGTCCTACGAGCTGCGGTCGGTCAACGTCCGCCGCGTCCTGCAGCGCCCGCACGAGTAG
- a CDS encoding metal-sensitive transcriptional regulator yields MRVDTHTPPAYVETDHKDAYLKRLKRIEGQVRGVQRMVDEDTYCIDVLTQISAITKALQAVSLGLLEDHIGHCVVGAARESDEAAATKVAEASAAIARLVKS; encoded by the coding sequence ATGCGCGTCGACACCCACACCCCGCCGGCCTACGTGGAGACCGACCACAAGGACGCCTACCTCAAGCGCCTCAAGCGCATCGAGGGGCAGGTCCGCGGCGTCCAGCGCATGGTCGACGAGGACACCTACTGCATCGACGTCCTCACCCAGATCTCGGCCATCACCAAGGCCCTGCAGGCCGTCAGCCTCGGCCTGCTCGAGGACCACATCGGCCACTGCGTCGTCGGCGCCGCCCGCGAGTCCGACGAGGCCGCCGCCACCAAGGTCGCCGAGGCCTCCGCCGCCATCGCCCGTCTCGTCAAGAGCTGA
- a CDS encoding heavy-metal-associated domain-containing protein, whose amino-acid sequence MSQTTTITVNGMTCGHCTSAVTSELKEIPGVTDVQIDLVAGGDSPVIITSEGPVDAAAIAAAVDEAGYTVVS is encoded by the coding sequence ATGAGCCAGACCACCACCATCACCGTCAACGGCATGACCTGCGGCCACTGCACGAGCGCCGTCACCTCCGAGCTCAAGGAGATCCCGGGCGTCACCGACGTCCAGATCGACCTGGTCGCGGGCGGCGACTCCCCGGTCATCATCACCAGCGAGGGTCCCGTCGACGCGGCCGCGATCGCGGCCGCCGTGGACGAGGCGGGCTACACGGTGGTCTCGTGA
- a CDS encoding heavy metal translocating P-type ATPase, which produces MSPSPTPSPTSSPAATDTRSVDLAIGGMTCASCSSRVERKLNKLDGVEASVNLATEKAHVTYPATLSVADLVTVVEQTGYTATDLTPDARRGGRGEALTETTPEAQVGSGPAYAVDRVMSRASLRTRLEVALPLTVFVVVLAMVPAAHHLLGAARPWAELALTAPVALWAAWPFHRSAAINARHRASTMDTLVSIGVTAAFLWSLVATVVGSTGHMYYEVAAVVTTFLLAGRLAEHRARTAGRSALTTLLELGAKDVAVQRIDPTDRVTREVRIPIEQLAVGEQFVVRPGEKIATDGVVVDGSSAIDRSLVTGESLPVEVAPGGEVTGGTLNTHGRLVVRATRVGSDTTLASITRLVEQAQTGKAPVQRLADRISAVFVPAVLVIATLTFLGWLVAGQGAAAALSAAVSVLVVACPCALGLATPTGLLVGTGRGAELGILIKGPEILESTRRIDTVVLDKTGTITTGTATLVDVTPSGRLTPTAALQAAASVEAGSEHPVALAVVRAARQRGIELKPIRDFTNLPGLGARATIKDTEVTVGRASLFDVVPGDLEGDRVGTTVYVGWGGVAYAALTVADEIRPTSPDSLQALRDLGLRTMLLTGDNKRTARQVAEQVGINPADVIAEVMPADKHAAVARLQEQGRVVAMVGDGVNDAAALAQADLGMAMGTGSDVAIDSADIVLVRPEIGAVADAIALSRRTLRIIQQNLAWAFGYNLVAIPLAVLGALDPMVSGAAMALSSVLVVTNSLRLRAFGRSRASGRA; this is translated from the coding sequence ATGTCGCCCAGCCCCACCCCCAGCCCCACCTCCAGCCCGGCCGCCACCGACACCCGCTCGGTCGACCTCGCCATCGGCGGGATGACCTGCGCGTCGTGCTCGAGCCGGGTCGAGCGCAAGCTCAACAAGCTCGACGGCGTCGAGGCGAGCGTCAACCTCGCCACCGAGAAGGCCCACGTGACCTACCCCGCCACGCTGAGCGTCGCGGACCTCGTCACGGTGGTCGAGCAGACCGGCTACACCGCCACGGACCTGACGCCCGACGCCCGGCGGGGTGGCCGGGGCGAGGCCCTCACCGAGACGACGCCCGAGGCCCAGGTGGGCAGCGGTCCGGCATACGCCGTGGACCGCGTGATGAGCCGCGCGTCGCTGCGGACCCGGCTGGAGGTCGCGCTGCCGCTCACCGTCTTCGTGGTGGTGCTGGCCATGGTCCCGGCGGCCCACCACCTGCTCGGCGCCGCCCGACCGTGGGCCGAGCTGGCGCTGACGGCGCCCGTGGCGCTGTGGGCGGCCTGGCCGTTCCACCGCTCGGCCGCCATCAACGCCCGGCACCGCGCCTCCACCATGGACACCCTCGTCTCGATCGGCGTCACCGCGGCCTTCCTGTGGAGCCTGGTGGCGACCGTCGTCGGCAGCACCGGGCACATGTACTACGAGGTCGCCGCCGTGGTCACGACCTTCCTCCTGGCCGGGCGGCTCGCCGAGCACCGGGCCCGCACCGCGGGCCGGTCGGCGCTGACGACGCTGCTCGAGCTCGGCGCCAAGGACGTCGCGGTGCAGCGGATCGACCCGACCGACCGGGTCACCCGCGAGGTGCGCATCCCGATCGAGCAGCTCGCCGTCGGTGAGCAGTTCGTGGTGCGCCCGGGCGAGAAGATCGCCACCGACGGCGTCGTCGTCGACGGCAGCTCCGCCATCGACCGGTCGCTCGTCACCGGCGAGTCGCTGCCGGTCGAGGTCGCCCCCGGCGGCGAGGTCACCGGCGGGACCCTCAACACCCACGGCCGTCTCGTCGTGCGCGCCACCCGCGTCGGCTCGGACACCACCCTCGCCTCCATCACCCGGCTCGTCGAGCAGGCCCAGACCGGCAAGGCCCCCGTCCAGCGGCTGGCCGACCGGATCTCCGCGGTCTTCGTGCCCGCGGTGCTGGTCATCGCGACGCTGACCTTCCTCGGCTGGCTCGTCGCCGGCCAGGGCGCCGCCGCCGCGCTCTCCGCCGCCGTCTCCGTCCTCGTCGTCGCGTGCCCCTGCGCGCTCGGCCTCGCCACCCCCACCGGCCTCCTCGTCGGCACCGGCCGCGGCGCCGAGCTGGGCATCCTCATCAAGGGCCCGGAGATCCTGGAGTCCACCCGCCGCATCGACACCGTCGTGCTCGACAAGACCGGCACCATCACGACCGGCACCGCGACCCTCGTCGACGTCACCCCCTCCGGCCGGCTGACGCCCACCGCGGCGCTGCAGGCCGCAGCATCCGTCGAGGCGGGGTCCGAGCACCCGGTCGCCCTGGCCGTCGTGCGGGCCGCCCGCCAGCGCGGCATCGAGCTCAAGCCGATCCGGGACTTCACCAACCTGCCCGGCCTCGGCGCCCGCGCCACCATCAAGGACACCGAGGTGACGGTGGGCCGCGCCAGCCTCTTCGACGTCGTCCCTGGCGACCTCGAGGGCGACCGGGTCGGCACCACGGTCTACGTCGGCTGGGGCGGGGTCGCCTACGCCGCCCTCACCGTCGCCGACGAGATCCGCCCCACCTCCCCCGACTCGCTCCAGGCGCTGCGCGACCTCGGGCTGCGCACCATGCTCCTCACCGGCGACAACAAGCGCACCGCGCGCCAGGTCGCCGAGCAGGTCGGCATCAACCCCGCCGACGTCATCGCCGAGGTCATGCCCGCCGACAAGCACGCCGCCGTCGCCCGGCTGCAGGAGCAGGGCCGCGTGGTCGCCATGGTCGGCGACGGCGTCAACGACGCCGCCGCCCTCGCCCAGGCCGATCTCGGTATGGCGATGGGCACCGGCTCCGACGTCGCCATCGACAGCGCCGACATCGTGCTCGTCCGCCCCGAGATCGGCGCCGTCGCCGACGCGATCGCGCTGTCCCGCCGGACGCTGCGGATCATCCAGCAGAACCTCGCGTGGGCCTTCGGCTACAACCTCGTCGCGATCCCGCTGGCCGTGCTCGGCGCCCTCGACCCGATGGTGTCCGGTGCCGCGATGGCGCTGTCCAGCGTCCTCGTCGTCACCAACAGCCTGCGGCTGCGGGCCTTCGGACGGTCCCGGGCTTCGGGTCGGGCCTGA
- a CDS encoding VOC family protein: MRVDHVSYAAEPDGSIATAERLAARLGVEPVYGGVHPRFGTRNIILPLAHHRYVEVVECLDHPVTDKVPFGQAVRTRSEQGGGWMGWVVCVDDIALVEARVGRESVEGSRTRPDGVTHRWRQLGVKGLIADPQLPFFVQWDAGSEHPSEVAHTDITISRLTIGGSPDRVRDWLGIDATDTSSVIDFEFVAPAGHPGLLAVTFETPRGEITI; the protein is encoded by the coding sequence ATGCGCGTCGACCATGTGTCCTATGCCGCCGAGCCGGACGGCTCCATCGCGACCGCCGAGCGCCTCGCGGCCCGCCTCGGGGTGGAGCCGGTCTACGGCGGGGTGCACCCGCGCTTCGGGACCCGCAACATCATCCTGCCGCTCGCGCACCACCGCTACGTCGAGGTCGTGGAGTGCCTTGACCACCCGGTGACCGACAAGGTGCCCTTCGGTCAGGCGGTGCGCACCCGCTCGGAGCAGGGCGGCGGCTGGATGGGCTGGGTCGTGTGCGTGGACGACATCGCCTTGGTCGAGGCGCGCGTGGGTCGCGAGTCCGTCGAGGGCAGCCGCACCCGCCCCGACGGGGTGACCCACCGGTGGCGCCAGCTGGGCGTCAAGGGGTTGATCGCCGACCCGCAGCTGCCGTTCTTCGTGCAGTGGGACGCCGGCTCGGAGCACCCCTCGGAGGTCGCGCACACCGACATCACGATCAGCCGCCTCACCATCGGGGGTTCCCCGGACCGGGTGCGGGACTGGCTGGGCATCGACGCCACCGACACGTCCTCGGTCATCGACTTCGAGTTCGTGGCGCCGGCGGGGCACCCGGGTCTGCTCGCGGTGACCTTCGAGACGCCCCGCGGCGAGATCACCATCTGA